In the genome of Candidatus Goldiibacteriota bacterium HGW-Goldbacteria-1, one region contains:
- the flgF gene encoding flagellar basal-body rod protein FlgF translates to MISGLYTAASGLIAQTEQQDVISNNLANVNTNGYKKDRALYITFPEVFLHRVQDEKAVIPGAGLRDLMVPIGTVGKGVQLRVDGIKPSITEEGSFNNTENKLDFAVKGNGMFVVNTPNGIRYTRDGSFSLDSDGRLVTKNGHAVLGQSGEIIINGSEVHVDEGGRIFVDNAEMDTFRVALFDNATPLRKEGDNLFYTLDGQQLAEDIDVEETTVLQGFVESSNVNPVREMVEMITAFRAYEASQKAITAQDQTLDKAVNEVGRTSI, encoded by the coding sequence ATGATAAGCGGACTATACACGGCAGCATCCGGGCTTATTGCCCAGACAGAACAGCAGGATGTAATCTCTAACAACCTTGCAAACGTCAATACTAACGGGTATAAAAAAGACAGGGCGCTTTATATTACTTTCCCTGAAGTGTTTCTGCACAGGGTACAGGATGAAAAGGCCGTTATACCGGGTGCGGGTTTAAGGGATTTAATGGTTCCCATAGGCACAGTAGGCAAAGGCGTACAGCTTCGAGTTGACGGGATTAAACCTTCCATAACTGAAGAAGGTTCTTTTAATAATACAGAGAATAAACTTGATTTTGCGGTTAAGGGAAATGGCATGTTTGTTGTAAACACACCCAACGGCATCAGGTATACAAGGGACGGAAGTTTTTCGCTTGATTCAGATGGCAGGCTTGTTACAAAGAACGGGCATGCCGTGCTTGGACAGTCAGGTGAAATTATAATAAATGGTTCTGAAGTGCACGTGGATGAAGGCGGAAGAATATTCGTGGATAACGCGGAAATGGATACTTTCAGGGTGGCGCTTTTTGATAATGCCACACCGCTTAGAAAAGAAGGCGATAACCTTTTTTACACGCTGGACGGGCAGCAGCTTGCGGAAGATATTGACGTGGAAGAAACAACAGTACTGCAGGGCTTTGTGGAATCAAGCAATGTTAACCCGGTACGTGAAATGGTGGAAATGATAACCGCGTTTCGTGCATACGAAGCGTCACAAAAAGCAATAACGGCGCAGGATCAGACGCTGGATAAAGCGGTAAATGAAGTTGGAAGAACATCAATTTAA
- the flgG gene encoding flagellar basal-body rod protein FlgG, protein MLRSLWTAATGMAAQQTNIDVISNNLSNVNTTAFKKSRAEFQDLLYQTIRPAGVTNNMGAQYPTPIEIGHGTRLAATTKSFTQGEIVQTNNTFDVVIQGDGFFQVQLPNGEMAYTRDGSLKMDGSGNLVTSDGYFVEPQVTIPAEATQIVIRENGEIMVGVSGNNELEMVGTLRLTRFANPAGLESIGKNLYRETEATGEPVEGTAGFDGYGTIGQGMLESSNVKVVEEMINLIASQRAYEINAKAITSSDEMLKLANDLKR, encoded by the coding sequence ATGCTAAGATCACTTTGGACGGCGGCAACAGGAATGGCTGCGCAGCAGACAAACATAGACGTAATTTCAAACAATCTTTCAAACGTCAATACCACGGCGTTCAAGAAATCAAGGGCTGAATTTCAGGATCTTTTATATCAGACTATAAGGCCTGCAGGCGTTACCAATAATATGGGAGCCCAGTACCCGACCCCGATAGAAATAGGGCACGGCACAAGGCTTGCCGCTACAACTAAATCTTTTACTCAGGGTGAAATTGTTCAGACCAATAATACATTTGATGTTGTTATTCAGGGAGACGGATTTTTCCAGGTACAGCTTCCCAACGGCGAAATGGCCTATACCAGGGACGGCTCTTTAAAGATGGACGGTTCCGGCAACCTTGTCACTTCTGACGGTTATTTTGTTGAACCTCAGGTAACTATTCCTGCAGAAGCCACGCAGATTGTTATTAGGGAAAACGGAGAAATAATGGTCGGCGTTTCAGGCAACAATGAACTTGAAATGGTGGGAACGTTAAGGCTTACAAGATTTGCCAATCCGGCCGGCCTTGAAAGCATAGGAAAAAACCTTTACCGCGAAACAGAAGCGACAGGCGAACCTGTGGAAGGCACGGCAGGTTTTGACGGTTACGGAACAATAGGGCAGGGAATGCTTGAATCTTCCAATGTGAAAGTGGTGGAAGAAATGATTAACCTTATAGCATCCCAGAGGGCTTATGAAATAAATGCAAAGGCAATAACGTCTTCGGATGAAATGCTAAAGCTTGCAAATGACCTTAAGAGGTAA
- the flgA gene encoding flagella basal body P-ring formation protein FlgA has product MKNYVFVLLTAAFLLPNCIFGAVSVSLKSGSVEISAEKIYVKDVAVVMADNSAAKEKIEGLYLKMSAIPGHRVSVTRERLENVIRRYYPDADFFGAEKVYVITKSTKIDYDSVTEAAVKYVMENMPWKKEDAEIITKNARRDINLIKGEVLLKVKEDNSVSFKGNVIVPVEVYVNGKFEKIEPVSFIVKVTTDCLMAATDMPRGSILSQDMVKVIKKDITDISGDVLTDLSQVQGFYTKRGIPAGTILLNNMFDRLPLFKRGEPVSVIVKIGSLSVETTGIPNKDGKEGELVKVKLQTGKTLDGKVSPDGRVIIEK; this is encoded by the coding sequence ATGAAAAACTATGTTTTTGTTCTTTTAACAGCTGCTTTTCTACTGCCAAACTGTATTTTTGGAGCTGTATCGGTAAGTTTAAAAAGCGGTTCGGTTGAAATTTCAGCCGAAAAAATATATGTAAAAGATGTGGCAGTGGTAATGGCGGATAATTCCGCAGCAAAGGAAAAGATTGAAGGGCTTTACTTGAAAATGTCCGCCATTCCGGGGCATCGTGTAAGCGTTACCAGAGAAAGGCTTGAAAATGTGATAAGAAGATATTACCCTGACGCGGATTTTTTCGGGGCTGAAAAAGTATATGTTATAACCAAAAGCACTAAGATAGATTATGACAGTGTGACCGAAGCGGCGGTAAAGTATGTGATGGAAAACATGCCGTGGAAAAAAGAAGACGCGGAAATAATAACAAAGAACGCAAGGCGCGATATAAACCTGATTAAAGGTGAAGTTCTTTTAAAGGTAAAAGAAGATAATTCAGTCAGTTTTAAAGGGAATGTGATTGTCCCTGTGGAAGTATATGTAAACGGCAAATTTGAAAAGATTGAACCGGTATCATTCATAGTAAAGGTGACAACAGACTGCCTTATGGCGGCAACTGATATGCCAAGAGGTTCCATTCTGTCACAGGATATGGTAAAGGTTATTAAAAAAGACATCACGGATATTTCCGGTGATGTCTTAACAGATCTTTCGCAGGTTCAAGGGTTTTATACAAAGCGAGGAATACCGGCAGGCACCATATTATTAAATAACATGTTTGACCGGCTTCCCCTGTTCAAAAGGGGAGAACCGGTAAGTGTTATAGTCAAGATAGGTTCATTATCTGTTGAAACGACCGGAATTCCAAATAAAGACGGCAAGGAAGGCGAACTGGTAAAGGTTAAGCTTCAGACAGGCAAGACCCTTGACGGAAAAGTAAGCCCTGACGGAAGGGTAATAATAGAAAAATAA
- the flgI gene encoding flagellar biosynthesis protein FlgA (part of the basal body which consists of four rings L, P, S, and M mounted on a central rod; Bradyrhizobium has one thick flagellum and several thin flagella; the Bradyrhizobium protein in this cluster is associated with the thin flagella) produces the protein MKKLLKPVLMILLFALIATSLLAVELRVRNIARFKGVRDNQLTGFGLVVGLKGTGDRQTTVFTNQAVTNMLKRFGINDPSEQIKIRNVAAVMVTAQLPPFAKKGDKIDVVVSSMGDAKSLEGGILLQTVMKGADEKIYVTGQGPVSTGTGGMNVNPGISATKQTVGRVPNGGAVEREVPVTFMDDKNDMYLLLTIPDFTTASRVTDILNSQFWSTETGTTVANAVDAGTIKVHVPFDFQNNPVEFAAAVEGLYVEIEERSDKVVINERTGTVVMGADVAIDTCAVAHGVFNVNINVVKQISQPAQYLPGASAMEYENSNIKVEGAGNQLISLPQGVDVLDLVNALNTLGASPKDIISILQAIKAANALHGTLEIL, from the coding sequence ATGAAGAAACTTTTAAAACCGGTATTAATGATATTACTTTTTGCCCTGATTGCAACTTCGCTTCTGGCTGTTGAATTAAGGGTAAGAAACATAGCAAGGTTTAAAGGCGTGCGCGACAACCAGCTTACAGGTTTCGGGCTTGTGGTTGGCCTTAAAGGCACAGGCGACAGGCAGACTACCGTGTTTACAAATCAGGCTGTGACAAATATGTTAAAACGCTTCGGCATAAATGATCCGTCTGAACAGATAAAAATAAGAAACGTGGCAGCGGTCATGGTAACCGCACAGCTTCCGCCTTTTGCAAAAAAAGGGGATAAGATTGACGTTGTAGTATCGTCAATGGGAGACGCCAAAAGCCTTGAAGGCGGAATTCTTTTACAGACAGTCATGAAAGGCGCGGATGAAAAAATTTATGTTACAGGACAGGGCCCGGTATCCACAGGCACCGGCGGAATGAACGTGAATCCCGGGATATCGGCAACCAAACAGACGGTGGGAAGGGTACCAAATGGCGGTGCGGTTGAAAGAGAAGTTCCTGTAACTTTTATGGATGACAAAAATGACATGTATCTTCTGCTTACAATACCGGATTTTACAACAGCTTCAAGGGTGACAGATATATTAAACTCGCAGTTCTGGTCCACAGAAACAGGGACAACTGTTGCGAACGCGGTGGACGCCGGTACAATTAAAGTACACGTACCTTTTGATTTTCAGAACAATCCCGTGGAATTTGCTGCGGCAGTAGAGGGCCTTTATGTAGAAATTGAAGAGCGTTCTGATAAAGTTGTAATAAACGAAAGAACCGGTACCGTGGTTATGGGTGCGGATGTGGCTATTGATACATGCGCTGTTGCTCATGGCGTATTTAATGTAAATATTAATGTGGTAAAACAGATATCGCAGCCCGCGCAGTACCTGCCGGGTGCTTCGGCAATGGAATATGAAAATTCCAATATTAAGGTTGAAGGCGCGGGCAATCAGTTAATATCGCTTCCGCAGGGAGTGGATGTGCTTGACCTGGTTAATGCTTTAAACACGCTGGGAGCTTCGCCGAAAGACATAATAAGCATACTGCAGGCAATAAAGGCGGCCAACGCGCTTCACGGCACGCTTGAGATTCTATAA
- a CDS encoding peptidase gives MSNFLGGAEISARTEMLGLTNQLKNAEMQAQKAENTGGTNSADRVKKTAVEFESIFLGYMLKQMRKTVPDDPLFGNSTAKDIFYDMHYDNMAKEMAKAGGIGLATILYNQLSKMDGNTQK, from the coding sequence GTGTCTAATTTTCTTGGCGGCGCGGAAATTTCCGCGCGGACAGAGATGCTTGGGCTTACAAATCAGCTTAAAAATGCTGAAATGCAGGCACAAAAAGCTGAAAACACAGGCGGTACAAATTCTGCAGACAGAGTGAAAAAAACTGCTGTTGAATTTGAATCAATTTTTCTGGGTTATATGCTTAAACAGATGAGAAAAACCGTGCCTGATGACCCGCTTTTTGGCAACAGCACGGCAAAAGACATATTCTATGACATGCACTACGATAATATGGCAAAAGAAATGGCAAAAGCAGGCGGCATAGGCCTTGCGACAATACTGTACAATCAGCTGTCAAAAATGGATGGCAATACACAGAAGTAA
- the flgK gene encoding flagellar hook-associated protein FlgK, whose product MSVLIGLEAALKSMRASTTAINTASHNIANMNTEGYSKQAANISATQPLNNPNGAGQLGTGSAVTYIQRIRNLYLDTQIRSEISNLGKAEVLSDVYKNIMALFPEVNNASIPGVTYQLEQFWQGWEDLAVEYTKPVADQDIASINNRIYAAAQNLSELVSTKASSLNAMQIGLNSTLRTAVDEANTYLEEIASYNRTIMRSQGTGQIPNDIFDKRELALQKLSELMNVSTAESTDGALIVLVNGIDVVSGGNARTISTIKGNSKSGMDDIAIGTFNITDSISSGKIAGILEARDVVVQQFLTDLDILASGMISVVNRVHRTGVDSVTGLQGNRNFFEGTRAVDFRVSEDIEDISMISGTKYQPGDIAAIMANLDNKLMNNYISSSKVMAVSSTTTLGSTGSLVINNIEVKFDAADTVADLIQKINVNVQEVSAVFDDSNHTFYISAARQIIIEELNAGGNAVVPPPLLTMFKLFQEQVSAAPVNYGKLISGPDVVTDLLGSPPSIEQRPNFSIDPGVGGTLTIQFENQTYDINWNEGQQINLIAMNIGYIDNAGTNPNLFLATFRDKDQRMYLSSNINSWGTGNAITPFVITDKDGSFAKAMNLIKPLSAENQIESMFGGLKANYESALNAQSQYKTTAEALQGMQSEVTAVDENAELAKAKLYQRSYDASVRLMAVIDQMLNMLINRMGTPSSDIQ is encoded by the coding sequence ATGAGCGTATTAATAGGGCTGGAAGCGGCATTAAAATCAATGAGGGCAAGCACAACCGCCATAAATACAGCGTCGCACAATATTGCCAATATGAACACGGAAGGGTATTCCAAACAGGCAGCCAATATATCCGCAACACAGCCGCTTAATAATCCAAATGGTGCAGGCCAGCTGGGAACAGGTTCGGCTGTTACGTACATTCAGAGGATAAGAAACCTTTATCTGGATACGCAGATAAGGTCTGAAATATCAAATCTTGGAAAAGCTGAAGTCTTATCGGATGTATATAAGAATATAATGGCTTTATTTCCTGAAGTTAATAATGCTTCAATTCCGGGTGTAACATATCAGCTTGAACAGTTCTGGCAGGGATGGGAAGATCTTGCTGTTGAATATACAAAGCCGGTGGCTGATCAGGATATAGCTTCTATAAATAATAGGATATATGCGGCTGCCCAGAATTTATCTGAACTTGTCAGTACAAAAGCTTCTTCGCTAAACGCTATGCAGATTGGTTTAAATAGTACGTTACGCACGGCCGTGGATGAGGCAAATACATATCTTGAAGAAATTGCTTCATATAACAGGACAATCATGAGGTCGCAGGGAACAGGGCAGATACCTAATGATATTTTTGACAAAAGGGAACTTGCGCTGCAAAAACTGTCAGAACTTATGAATGTATCAACCGCAGAAAGTACGGATGGTGCGCTTATTGTATTGGTTAACGGAATTGATGTGGTAAGCGGCGGCAATGCAAGGACAATAAGCACCATCAAGGGAAACAGTAAATCAGGAATGGATGATATTGCTATAGGTACTTTTAATATTACGGACAGTATTTCTTCCGGCAAAATTGCAGGCATTCTGGAAGCCAGAGATGTGGTTGTTCAGCAGTTCCTTACGGACCTTGACATACTTGCAAGCGGAATGATAAGTGTAGTTAACAGGGTTCACAGGACAGGGGTGGATTCTGTCACCGGTTTACAGGGTAATAGAAATTTCTTTGAAGGCACCCGTGCTGTTGATTTTCGCGTAAGTGAAGACATAGAGGACATATCTATGATAAGCGGAACGAAGTACCAGCCGGGCGATATAGCAGCTATTATGGCCAATCTGGATAACAAATTGATGAATAATTACATATCTTCAAGTAAGGTCATGGCTGTTTCTTCTACAACAACACTCGGATCTACAGGTTCGCTTGTAATAAACAATATTGAAGTGAAATTTGATGCCGCAGATACGGTTGCTGATTTGATTCAGAAGATAAATGTTAATGTACAGGAAGTCTCAGCTGTGTTTGATGACAGTAACCATACATTTTATATCAGTGCAGCCAGGCAGATTATTATTGAAGAATTAAATGCGGGAGGCAATGCGGTAGTTCCGCCTCCTCTTTTAACCATGTTTAAACTGTTTCAGGAGCAGGTAAGTGCTGCGCCTGTTAATTATGGTAAATTGATATCCGGTCCGGATGTTGTTACTGATCTTTTAGGCTCTCCTCCCAGTATAGAACAAAGGCCCAATTTTTCTATAGATCCAGGGGTTGGTGGAACGCTGACAATACAGTTTGAGAATCAGACATATGATATTAACTGGAATGAAGGCCAGCAGATAAACTTAATTGCGATGAATATAGGGTATATTGATAATGCTGGAACAAATCCTAATTTATTTTTAGCCACTTTTAGGGATAAAGATCAAAGAATGTACCTGTCTTCTAACATTAACAGCTGGGGAACGGGGAATGCGATCACACCATTTGTGATAACTGATAAAGATGGTTCGTTTGCGAAAGCCATGAACCTGATTAAACCATTAAGCGCGGAGAATCAGATTGAATCTATGTTTGGCGGGCTTAAAGCAAATTATGAAAGTGCGCTTAATGCGCAGTCTCAGTATAAAACAACGGCTGAAGCTCTGCAGGGAATGCAGTCTGAAGTGACCGCGGTAGATGAAAACGCGGAACTTGCAAAAGCCAAACTTTATCAGCGCTCTTATGACGCGTCGGTCAGGCTTATGGCTGTAATAGACCAGATGTTAAATATGCTGATAAACAGAATGGGAACGCCTTCATCTGATATTCAGTAA
- the lnt gene encoding apolipoprotein N-acyltransferase — MKIHLILLALLSSLLLAFSFPNIIFQGLNVPSFFLIWCAFIPVFYVIFKEENIKRTFWFSYLSGFVFYAIGLYWLKNVYPMGVFAYVSWFALAAYLPLWIAIPAAVSVFLKKRFDTQVLLSLPVLLTFGEYIREWLFSGFPLLTPAQSQFMFPESLQILKITGVQGLNYIIYFVNTAAVLLILKKFDIKAKQNITALAVFTAVFICAVFSSFLYRDMKATGKPYNAVILQANIDQDVNWDVNYRIKVLSTMQQMVKEAKMCEPDIFVWPETGFPGMFAADAAAPAEITGWTQTPAVHLIGSDYSVYKDGEMKYYNSIFALSGDAKITGSYSKFHLVPFGEYVPFASTFKFVKKVVRRYGYVGFEKGEKIEPVQAGAFKTAPLVCYDGLFPEISRKFAYKGVDFFAHLSYETWYGRTPASAQIFTNTLLRAVENDRYLVRCVASGISGIVSNTGDIVISSGLFEKAMLCGKIYVNEKNNKTLYTKYGDWFPFFMLVLLAGAVFIQRKK; from the coding sequence ATGAAAATACACCTTATTTTATTGGCTTTATTGTCATCTTTATTGCTTGCGTTTTCTTTTCCAAATATAATATTTCAGGGGCTTAATGTGCCGTCTTTTTTTCTTATCTGGTGCGCTTTTATACCTGTTTTTTATGTAATATTTAAGGAAGAAAACATAAAAAGAACTTTTTGGTTTTCTTATCTTTCAGGCTTTGTGTTTTATGCCATAGGGTTGTACTGGCTTAAAAATGTATATCCTATGGGGGTTTTTGCCTATGTGTCATGGTTTGCGCTGGCGGCTTATCTGCCGCTATGGATTGCCATTCCGGCAGCGGTATCTGTTTTTTTAAAGAAGCGGTTTGACACACAGGTACTGTTATCCCTTCCGGTGTTATTAACGTTTGGGGAATATATAAGAGAGTGGCTGTTTTCTGGTTTTCCTCTCTTAACTCCGGCGCAGAGCCAGTTTATGTTTCCGGAATCACTTCAGATATTAAAAATAACGGGCGTTCAGGGCTTAAATTATATTATATATTTTGTTAATACCGCGGCAGTGCTTTTAATTCTTAAAAAGTTTGATATTAAAGCAAAGCAGAATATCACAGCCCTTGCGGTTTTTACCGCGGTTTTCATATGTGCGGTTTTTTCATCATTTTTATATAGGGATATGAAAGCAACAGGAAAACCATATAACGCTGTTATACTGCAGGCGAATATAGACCAGGACGTGAACTGGGATGTCAATTACAGGATTAAGGTATTAAGCACAATGCAGCAAATGGTTAAAGAAGCTAAAATGTGCGAGCCGGATATTTTTGTATGGCCGGAAACAGGTTTTCCGGGAATGTTCGCGGCAGATGCTGCGGCGCCGGCTGAAATAACAGGATGGACACAAACGCCTGCTGTGCACCTTATAGGGTCGGATTACTCTGTTTATAAAGACGGCGAAATGAAATATTATAACAGTATTTTCGCGCTATCCGGTGATGCAAAGATAACAGGAAGTTATTCCAAATTCCACCTTGTCCCGTTCGGCGAATATGTGCCTTTTGCGTCCACCTTTAAGTTTGTAAAAAAAGTGGTAAGGCGCTATGGTTATGTTGGTTTTGAAAAAGGGGAAAAGATTGAACCGGTGCAGGCAGGTGCGTTTAAAACTGCGCCGCTTGTGTGCTATGACGGGCTGTTTCCGGAAATAAGCAGAAAATTTGCGTATAAAGGGGTGGATTTTTTTGCCCACCTTTCTTATGAAACCTGGTATGGAAGGACTCCTGCTTCCGCACAAATATTTACAAATACGCTTTTAAGAGCCGTAGAAAATGACAGGTACCTTGTCCGCTGTGTGGCGTCAGGTATTTCAGGGATTGTGTCAAACACAGGAGATATAGTTATAAGCTCGGGGCTTTTTGAAAAAGCAATGCTATGCGGAAAAATATACGTAAATGAAAAAAACAATAAGACGCTATATACAAAATACGGTGATTGGTTCCCGTTCTTTATGCTTGTACTTTTAGCGGGCGCTGTATTTATTCAGAGAAAAAAATGA
- the surE gene encoding 5'/3'-nucleotidase SurE, with protein sequence MLYAEVKVSISKKPLIVISNDDGIKAKGIKALYSEFIKFADVFVIAPESEKSGASHSVTIHKHLKVKKVKFADASGYSVSGTPADCVKLAIFNLCKRTPDIVVSGINHGPNYGKFIIYSGTVGAATEAALLGIPSVAASINDYEKNADFKRAAEITGDIVKNVLSGKVKIKKYSLLNINVPASTVKIKGVKVTHKANDEFREKYLEKKHKGKTVYFWHVVERVRLKGPASDIDWVDGGYVTVTPLHFDLTDRKTLKQLKIRLQK encoded by the coding sequence ATACTATATGCAGAGGTTAAAGTGAGTATTTCAAAAAAGCCGCTGATAGTAATTTCAAATGATGACGGGATAAAAGCCAAAGGCATTAAGGCTTTATATAGTGAGTTTATTAAATTTGCAGATGTGTTTGTAATTGCCCCTGAAAGCGAGAAAAGCGGGGCTTCCCATTCCGTTACCATACATAAGCACTTAAAAGTAAAAAAAGTAAAGTTTGCCGATGCTTCCGGTTACAGTGTATCCGGCACGCCGGCAGACTGCGTAAAACTTGCCATATTCAATCTTTGCAAGAGAACGCCGGATATTGTGGTATCCGGAATAAATCACGGCCCTAATTACGGCAAGTTTATTATATATTCCGGTACTGTAGGCGCTGCCACAGAAGCCGCGCTTTTAGGCATACCGTCTGTAGCGGCATCCATAAATGATTACGAAAAGAATGCCGATTTTAAAAGGGCTGCCGAAATTACGGGAGATATTGTAAAAAATGTCCTGTCAGGAAAGGTCAAAATAAAAAAATACTCGCTGCTAAATATAAATGTGCCTGCGTCAACCGTTAAGATTAAAGGCGTAAAAGTTACGCATAAAGCCAATGATGAATTTAGGGAAAAGTACCTTGAAAAAAAGCATAAAGGCAAAACGGTATATTTCTGGCACGTTGTTGAAAGGGTAAGGCTTAAAGGGCCTGCTTCGGATATTGACTGGGTGGATGGCGGTTATGTAACTGTTACCCCGCTGCATTTTGACCTGACAGACAGGAAAACTTTAAAACAGTTAAAAATCAGGCTTCAAAAATAA
- the acpS gene encoding holo-[acyl-carrier-protein] synthase, whose protein sequence is MIRGIGIDITDVKKLKTAVKRNKRFLLRVFNQFEIDYCSGKKNSMLHFAGRFAVKEAFIKAVSDVKGIALNSISTTNNKNGRPEIQITPEIKKILLMKKAKSILITISHTDTAAAAVCILEG, encoded by the coding sequence ATGATACGGGGAATAGGGATAGACATTACAGATGTCAAAAAATTAAAAACGGCCGTAAAGCGCAATAAGCGTTTTCTTTTACGTGTATTTAATCAGTTTGAAATTGATTACTGTTCCGGCAAGAAAAATTCCATGCTGCATTTCGCCGGCAGGTTTGCCGTTAAAGAGGCGTTTATTAAAGCGGTATCGGATGTAAAAGGGATCGCGCTAAACTCCATCAGCACAACAAACAACAAAAACGGCAGGCCGGAAATTCAGATAACCCCGGAAATTAAAAAAATACTTTTAATGAAAAAGGCAAAGTCTATACTGATTACAATTTCTCACACAGATACGGCCGCAGCCGCGGTCTGCATATTGGAGGGTTAA
- a CDS encoding bifunctional ADP-dependent NAD(P)H-hydrate dehydratase/NAD(P)H-hydrate epimerase, with translation MYLVDSASMKAIDEVTTEKFGVPASILMENAGANTVTAMTNEYGPLAYRNISVFCGTGNNGGDGFVIARHLLSEGAAVNVFLTGDTSKMSPESKRNMELALKYGITVVKFESLEDINRNNRMILLSDIIVDALIGTGLSRDVDGFMAQLIVYINTLNKRTVSVDIPSGVDADTGNIKGVAVYADLTVTFGLPKTGMAVFPGHANTGKLVVADINFPPELLLQPRPNVLVTAELIGPLLPYRQPNANKGSFGPIFILGGSPGLSGAVVLAAKAALRSGAGIVNVGIPESLHSVVKPGCDEMIVTNLKETSKGMLAYSNKENILKLCAAAKVVVLGPGIGRDPETQKLVRELTAELKNPLVIDADGINAVAADKNCLKNNIKDVIMTPHIGEMARLCDIEITEVIKGKIKILKDFTASFGINVLLKDGRSMLADPQGNMYVNTTGNSGMATPGSGDVLTGLIAALMAHGMQSVQAGILGSYIHGLAGDLLLSETSEEGITAGDIALNIPKAIMKLK, from the coding sequence ATGTACCTTGTTGATTCCGCTTCAATGAAAGCTATAGATGAAGTGACCACGGAAAAGTTTGGCGTTCCCGCCTCCATATTAATGGAAAATGCCGGCGCGAATACTGTAACCGCAATGACAAATGAATACGGGCCGCTTGCATACCGTAACATTTCGGTTTTTTGCGGCACAGGAAATAACGGCGGCGACGGTTTTGTAATTGCGCGCCATTTGTTAAGCGAAGGCGCTGCGGTTAATGTTTTTTTAACCGGTGATACATCTAAAATGTCACCCGAATCAAAGCGGAATATGGAATTGGCGCTAAAGTATGGAATAACGGTTGTAAAATTTGAATCGCTGGAAGACATTAACCGTAATAATCGGATGATATTATTAAGCGATATCATAGTGGACGCACTGATTGGTACGGGATTAAGCAGGGATGTAGATGGTTTTATGGCACAGCTTATCGTATACATAAACACCCTTAACAAAAGAACAGTTTCTGTTGACATACCGTCAGGTGTTGACGCCGACACAGGCAATATAAAAGGTGTGGCTGTTTATGCGGATTTAACCGTTACTTTTGGACTGCCAAAAACAGGAATGGCTGTTTTTCCCGGGCATGCAAATACGGGCAAGCTTGTGGTGGCGGACATTAATTTTCCTCCTGAATTATTATTGCAGCCAAGGCCGAATGTCCTTGTAACGGCAGAACTTATTGGCCCTTTATTACCTTACAGACAGCCAAACGCAAATAAAGGCAGTTTTGGCCCCATATTTATACTTGGCGGTTCTCCCGGTTTAAGCGGTGCTGTTGTGCTTGCCGCTAAAGCCGCTTTAAGAAGCGGCGCGGGAATAGTTAATGTGGGTATTCCGGAATCGCTACATAGCGTTGTAAAACCCGGTTGTGATGAAATGATTGTAACTAACCTGAAAGAAACTTCAAAAGGGATGCTGGCATATTCCAATAAAGAAAATATATTAAAACTGTGTGCCGCCGCAAAGGTAGTAGTATTAGGGCCGGGAATAGGAAGGGACCCGGAAACGCAGAAACTTGTAAGGGAACTGACAGCAGAGCTTAAAAACCCGCTTGTAATAGACGCTGACGGTATAAACGCTGTTGCAGCAGACAAAAACTGCTTGAAAAATAATATCAAAGATGTTATTATGACACCACATATTGGAGAAATGGCAAGGCTTTGTGATATTGAAATTACCGAAGTAATAAAGGGAAAAATAAAGATTTTAAAGGATTTTACCGCATCTTTTGGAATTAACGTTCTTTTAAAAGACGGCAGGTCAATGCTTGCCGATCCGCAGGGAAATATGTATGTAAACACAACAGGCAATTCCGGAATGGCAACACCCGGAAGCGGTGACGTTTTAACCGGGCTTATCGCGGCTTTGATGGCGCACGGAATGCAGTCGGTTCAGGCGGGAATACTTGGAAGTTATATTCACGGGCTTGCCGGGGACTTATTACTTTCAGAAACAAGTGAAGAAGGCATAACTGCAGGAGACATTGCTTTAAATATTCCAAAAGCTATTATGAAGCTTAAATAA